One window from the genome of Paramisgurnus dabryanus chromosome 20, PD_genome_1.1, whole genome shotgun sequence encodes:
- the c1d gene encoding nuclear nucleic acid-binding protein C1D isoform X1, whose amino-acid sequence MLTMGDEGPAEDYPTEIEDNLNDFESSVGSVQKMVQSLVSVSRSSHLDKLDPLDQAKLDLMSAYALNSMFWMYLVTQGVNPKDHGIKQELERIRTYMNKVKEITDRKKAGRLDTDAASRFVRNALWDAEDKKREDKKRKDKTDHSVRGKHTRFK is encoded by the exons TGCTA ACAATGGGTGATGAAGGTCCAGCAGAGGATTATCCCACTGAAATAGAGGATAACCTAAATGATTTTGAGTCCTCTGTGGGTTCTGTACAGAAGATGGTCCAGAGTCTCGTGTCTGTATCCAGAAGCAGCCATTTGGATAAA TTAGATCCTCTTGATCAAGCTAAATTGGACTTGATGTCAGCATATGCCCTCAACTCAATGTTCTGGA TGTATTTGGTGACACAAGGAGTCAATCCAAAAGACCATGGAATCAAACAAGAATTG GAGAGAATCAGGACATATATGAACAAAGTGAAGGAAATCACAGACAGAAAAAAAGCCGGACGTCTCGACACAGATGCAGCCTCACGGTTTGTTCGAAATGCATTGTGGGATGCAGAGGACAAGAAACGAGAGGACAAGAAACGAAAGGACAAAACTGATCATTCTGTCAGAGGAAAACACACAAGGTTTAAATAG
- the c1d gene encoding nuclear nucleic acid-binding protein C1D isoform X2, whose translation MGDEGPAEDYPTEIEDNLNDFESSVGSVQKMVQSLVSVSRSSHLDKLDPLDQAKLDLMSAYALNSMFWMYLVTQGVNPKDHGIKQELERIRTYMNKVKEITDRKKAGRLDTDAASRFVRNALWDAEDKKREDKKRKDKTDHSVRGKHTRFK comes from the exons ATGGGTGATGAAGGTCCAGCAGAGGATTATCCCACTGAAATAGAGGATAACCTAAATGATTTTGAGTCCTCTGTGGGTTCTGTACAGAAGATGGTCCAGAGTCTCGTGTCTGTATCCAGAAGCAGCCATTTGGATAAA TTAGATCCTCTTGATCAAGCTAAATTGGACTTGATGTCAGCATATGCCCTCAACTCAATGTTCTGGA TGTATTTGGTGACACAAGGAGTCAATCCAAAAGACCATGGAATCAAACAAGAATTG GAGAGAATCAGGACATATATGAACAAAGTGAAGGAAATCACAGACAGAAAAAAAGCCGGACGTCTCGACACAGATGCAGCCTCACGGTTTGTTCGAAATGCATTGTGGGATGCAGAGGACAAGAAACGAGAGGACAAGAAACGAAAGGACAAAACTGATCATTCTGTCAGAGGAAAACACACAAGGTTTAAATAG